The Streptomyces sp. NBC_00102 genome segment TGAAGCCGCGCCACTGGTCGTAGGTGCGGGTCTTCTTCTTCGAGAACTCGGCCTGGTTCAGCGCCCAGGCTCCCTTGGAGTCGTTGTCGTCGCCGTACTCGTACGAGGTGGTGACGGTCGCGACGCCCTGAACGGCAGGGAGCTCTTCGACGTGGTCGACGACGTACTTGTTGAACCACTCGATCGACTCGTCGGCCTTGTCCGGGTCCGGGTGCCAGTACGCCGGGTAGCAGAGACCGGTGTTGGACTCGACCGCCGGGAAGCCGGAGCCGGACTTGCAGGCGCCGGTGGGTTCGCGGTAGTCGACGAAGGTCTCGCCGCCGTACTCGCTGATGATCCGCTCGATCCGCAGCCGGTCGAACGTCGGGTTCGGGTCCTTCTCACCGCGGCGCACACGGTTCGGCATCGGCTGCGTGTTGGCCACGAAAGTGACCGGGTTCAGAGTTTCGGATTCACCGTCGGTGCCGTAGCCGGCTCGCGTGATCGAGTCGAGCCAGAGAGCGGTTCCCTCGTCGGTGCGCTCGGACGGCAGTGACTGCTGAAGGGTCCAGGAGTCGACCTTGGAGAGGGCGGTGGAGCCCTCGGTGCGCTGGGTGGAGGTGGTCACCTGGGCCAGGCGCTTGCGGGTCCAGAACGTCGGGATCGGGACGTAGCAGTCCTTGCCGGACTCGCAGAGGAGGTCGGCGGGGGTGTCGTACCAGATGTGGTTCTTCGCGAAGTCGCCCGAGGTGAAGTTCTCCTCGGAGCAGGCTATGCCGTCCTCGACGAAGCACCGCTCGTCGACCGAGAAGTCGACCCGGGCGAGCGGCGCGGCGCTGTAGAGGGTGCTGGCGCGCTGGCCGTAGTCGATGCGCTTGAGGTAGCCGCCCCGGTCGTAGGAGACCGGGGTCTTGAACTTCATGTTCTTGGCGTAGAGGGACTTCTCCTTGTCCCACCACAGGGACATGGCGCTGCCGGAGGTGTCGACGACGTAGTCGAGGTTCCAGCGCCAGCCGCGGGTGCAGAAGGACTTGGCGAAGTCGGCGTCGTAGCAGTCCTCGCCGGGCTGGTTGCCCGAGACGGGCACGGTCAGCACGGAGTTGGTGACCGGGTCGTCGGCGGCGGTGCCGTTGTCGCTCCAGCCGGGGAGCTTGTGCTTGCCGAAGTAGTAGATCGTGCCGTCGCGGGTGGTGACCTCCCAGTACTCGCCCAGGGAGTCGCCGTTGCCCAGCGAGGTGTCCTTCAGCAGCCGCACCCGCGAGCCGTCACCGTTGGCGGTGACCCACTCGTTGCCGGTCTCGTCGTCGTCCTTGACCAGCTCGGTGGTCGTACCACCCAGGGTCAGGGTCGCGTTCTCCGAGCCGTCGCAGAGGTCGCTCGTCTTGCGCTTGGTGTTGTTGCCGCCCTCGGTGTCGTCACGGCAGGACTTGTACGTCCGCGTGATCGAACCCGGGTTGTAGTCCCAGCCGTCACCGATCCACGACGCCTGGTTGTTCGTCGCCGACGTACGCCCGTCCACACCCTGCGAGCTGTACCCGAAGGACAGGCTCGGGGCCGGCCCGCCGGGGACGCTGGGCGCCTGGAGGTTGTACGTGTACGAGAACCCGCCCGAGTTACCACCGGCCGACCAGGAACCGGCGCTGGCCAGGGGCGTCGCGGAGAAATCGCCCTTCGCGCCACTGCCCGCCGAGGTCGCCATGAACACCGAAGAGCCCGAGTTGCTGGCCGCGCTCAGCGCAGCCACCCGGGTCAGCGGGGACGACCCGGAGGTCGGCTTGACGTACAGAGCGGTGGAGACCGTGCCGGTCGAGGTGGCCTCGGCCGTGGTCACCGTGGTGCCGGTGTCCGTCAGGTCCGCGACGTCGAGAGTCGCCTCGATGCGGCGCTCACCGTCGAGGACGCCGTCACCTTCGACGTCGGTGTCCTGCGGCGCGACGACGTTGGTGGTGTCCACCTCGGTCGGCTCCGCACAGCCCTCGACATCGGGCGTGGTCAGGAAGCACTCGGGGAACTTGACCAGCTGGAGCCGGTCCGCCCAGTTCGCCCCGTACAGCTCCGCGAAGTCGGTGTAGTCGATCGCCACCACCGCGTCGCCGGTCGCACCGGCCGGCGGGGTGACCGTGAAGACCAGGCCCTCGACGTCGGCCGCCGAGGACTCGGCCTGGCTCGCCAGAGCGACCTGCCAGTCACCCTCCAGCGCCGTCGTCTCCGCAGGGGTCGCCTCCGCCGGAGCACCGATCCCGATCGGCAACGTGCTGATCTGCTGCGTCTCCCCCGGCGCCAGCGCGTCCACCGTCCCGGTCGCCGGCGTCGTGATGCCGGTCCCCTCCGGAGCGGTGATCTTCTTCGGCTCGTAGTCCTCCGCCGGAGGGACCTCGGGAGTCGTGAGTTCGGCGAGACCGCCACCGTCCTCACCTGCCACCAGTTCGGCGGCGGGCAGGTCGACGAGGTCGACGCCGGCCCGGTCGTTCGGGGGCGGCGCGGCGTACGAGGCCGGGAGCATACCGATCGTCACGGCGGTCGCCGCGACGACCACCACACCGACGCGCGCCCGACGCCGACGACGGCGCTGCTCCTCGGTGCCGGGGAGATACCCCCGGCCACTCCATGAAAGCGATCCCCACACGACGGCCGCGGCCCCCCACAGTCGATCCCGACCACCGGCCGAACCATGCGGAAACACACGGCGCCGAAGGCTAATTGATTCGCCGAATATTCACTCACTCCTTCACAACTCGTCAAACACTTTTCATCGAACGTGACTTCACTCACGCATTATTTACGTTCAATTTGCACCTATTTTACCAATCGGTGATTAGACGGGAGTTCTCGCCGTTTACATAGAAGTTCATCGGAGATCACCCACCGATTCAGATCCCTTCACAAAATACGCAACTTGACGAACGAATAATCACGATGTGTCACATTCTGCCTCGATCATTGAACTGCCAGTCCACGGAGGCGTGGACCCGATGGGCGATCCATCACGCGGAGCGAGGTACTGACGTGCACCCGACGATCACTCTCACAGGGTGGGCACACCTGTGGATGTCGCGCGTCTCTTCCGGCATGCTCTTATTCCGCCCTTCTCCGTCGGGGCTGAATTCATTCCCCCTGGCTCATTTTCAGGGGAGGCGGGGGCCGACAGGAAATTTTTCGGCAGGCGTGAGCTCCGGACGCCCGGTAAACGGCTGTGCCGTTTACCGGTTGTTCTCGCGGAGCGGCGCCCGCCGTTTTTGGGGGAGGGAATTCAGCCACCGTGGAACGTCGTCGACCAAGCCGGGCCACCGTCCGGCGCACCGCGGCGGGGGTAGCGGCACTCGTCGCCGCCGGCCTCGGTTTCGCCATGCTCGGGCCCGCCCCCGATGACCCGGTGCGGCAGTCCGCCACGCCCGTGTCGCCGGCCACCGCCCCGCTCGACGAGAGCGGAGCGCAGAAACAGGCCATCCGCACCGGCAAGCGCGTCGAGGTGACCGCCCTGCGCGACGCCACCTCCACCACGTTCGCGCTGCCGAACGGCAGCTTCGAACTCACCGCGAGTGCGGCGCCCGTACGCGCGAAGGTCGACGGCGCCTGGAAGCCGCTGGACTCCACCCTGGCCCGCACGAAGAACGGCTGGGCGCCGCGCGTCGCGTCGGATCCGGTGGTGTTCTCGGACGGGAGCGGGAGCACCGGCGGCGCGGCAGGTGGGAGCACCGGCAAGGGCTCGGCCCACACCGCATCGTTCACCGTTACCCGCGGTTCCGGTTCCGGATCCAGCACCCGGGGGCTGACCGCCTCGGACTCCGACGACGACACGGGCTACCACGACCTCGTCACCCTGAACTCCGGTGGTCACCTGGTCACCATGGGGTGGCCGGGCGACCTTCCTGAGCCGGAGATAGACGGCGCCACGGCGCTCTACCGCGGAGTCCTCGACGGTGTGGACCTGCTGCTGACCGCCCGGGACAGCGGCTTCACGCATGTGCTGGTGGTACGCGACGCGGCCGCGGCTGAGGGCCTTCGCCGCGCCGGACTCTCGTACCGCCTGAGCTCGCCGGACCTCTCCTTCCACCTCGACCCGATAACGCACGCCGTCACCGCCCTGGACTCCACGGGGGCGGAGCTCGCCGTGTCGCCGACCCCCTATCTCTGGGACTCGGCCGGCCACCCCGCCGTCACCGAGGGCGCCGACCCGCAGCCGGCAGAGCCCACCGAGGAACCGGCTCCGGCCTACTCCGAGGAGCCCGGGGAGGAGTTGACGGAAGCTCCGGCCGACTCCGAGGCGCCGGACACCGACGACACGGCCGCTCCCGAGGACGACGGTGTGGCTCCCGAGGACGGCGACGCCACGCCTTCCAACTCGGCCACCCCGGAGCCCGAGGAATCCCTGGACGGCTCGGACGCCAGGAGCACCGACGGCATCGAGCAGTCGGTCTACCACTCCGGCGCGGTCACTCCGGCCTCACTGCGCGACGCGATTCCGGCCACCACCTTCGCCGAGGTACTCGGCCTGCCCGGCCTCGCGGGGCCGCAGGTCGGTGCGAAGACCGCGCTGGGCAAGGCCGCGCTCACGGGCGAGGGCAGCGGCACCGCCACGCTGGACATCGTGCCGGACGAATCGTTGCTGACCGACCCGGACACGACCTGGCCGGTCTTCATCGACCCGTCGATCACCGGCAAGACGAAGAACTGGACGACGACGTACAAGAAGTACCCGACGTCCAGCTTCTACGACGGCGCCAACTACAACACCGGCACCACCGAGGGCCGGGCGGGCTACGAGTCGACCACCGGCGGCCTGTCCCGCTCCTTCTTCCGGCTCGGCTGGACGTCCAGCATCAAGGGCGCCACCGTCACCAAGGCCGAGATCCGGCTCATGGAGACCTACGCCTGGTCGTGCACGGCCCGCGAGATGCAGGTCTGGCACACCGGCGGCATCTCCTCCAAGACCACCTGGAACAACCAGCCGGCCTGGAGCTCGCTGATCGGCGCCAAGTCCTTCGCCAACGGCTGGAGTTCCGCCTGCCCCGACGCCTACGTGGTGTACGACGGCAAGTCGGTCGCCCAGTCCTCGGCGAACAGTGGAGCCACCGAGATCACCATCGGCCTCCAGGCGACCAACGAGGACTCGGCTACCTCGTGGAAGAAGTTCAAGGCCGAGGGCGAGTCCGCCCCCAAGATCACCATCACCTACAACCGGAAGCCCGCCGAGCCCACCAAGCTCGACATCACCCCCGGTACCGGCTGCGACACCGTCAGCCCGTACCCGTCGATCGGCCTCAGCGACGTGACGCTGTCCGCCAAGTCGAGCGACCCGGACGGCGACCTGAAGTACCTCAACTTCGCGGTGTGGCAGTCCGGTAGCACCACCCGGCTCTACGACGGCAACCGCACCGTCGATTCGACCGGCGCCGCCAGCGTGACCATCGACGGCGCGGACGGCACCGCGAGCGAGTTCACCAACGGCAAGACCTACTTCTGGGCGGTCCGGGCCCTCGACGCCACCGGTTCCTCCTCCACCTACGGGCCGCCGTCGACGGCCAACTGCGGCCTCGTCTACGACTCCTCGGCACCCAACTCCCCCGACGTCACCTCCACCGACTTCCCCGAGGACGACGGCAACGCCTCCACCTGGAGCAAGGTGCCCTTCGGCACGGCCGGCAACTTCACCTTCAGCCCGGCCGGCTCGACCGACACGGTGAAGTACATGTACTCCTTCAACAGCACGGCCCTGAACAACTCGGTCACCGTCGCCGCCGGAGCCTCGGCCACCGTCGCGCTCAAGCCGCTGACGGCGGGCCCTTCGGTCCTCTACGTGAAGGCCGTCGACAGCGCGGGCAACACCTCGTCCTCACCGACCATGTACGTCCACTACGTCACCCCGCGGGACAGCAAGGATGCGGCCGGGGACGTCACGGGCGACAAGGCGGCCGACCTGTACCTGCTGGACGGCACCGGTGACCTGCGGCTCTACCCCGCGACCTTCTCCGGTGACATCCACACCTCGCTCGTCGGCGCGTACAAGCACGGCGTCAGTCTGGAGGACGACCTCGACGAGGACGGCGTCTCCGACTACGGCACCTACTGGCTGGCCAAGGACGGCAAGCCCGCGCTGATCACACACAACGGGGACTTCCTGCCCGGGGACGGCGTGCAGGACCTCGTCGCGCGGATGCCCGACGGCAAGGTCTACATCTACCGGGGCGACGGCTACGGCAGCGTCGACATCGACCGGCGCACCGAGGTCCGGTTCCCCTCGAACGCTCCCGACCCGTCGACGTTCACGCAGATCCTCGCGGCCGGGGACATCACCGGCGACGGACGGCCGGACATGCTCGCGACCGCCGGCGCCACCTTCTGGGCCTTCTCCGGCTACACCGGGGGGACCTTCCAGACGGCCACCCAACTCGCCGGCGCCTCCTGGGACGTCCGCGATCTCGTCAACATCGGGGACGTGAACAAGGACGGCGCGGCGGACCTGCTCTACCGGACCTTCGCCTCCAACCGCCTGCTTCTCCGTCTCGGCAAGCCGGACGGGGCCGGCGGCACCGTCCTGGCGTCCCTGGCCTACGCGGACGCCTCCCTCTCGGGCGTGGACGCCGAGTACGCCACGGGCTGGAGCGCGACCGCCTATCCGTTGATGACCGGAACCGCGGACGTCAGCCAGGACGGCATCCCCGACATCTGGGCGCTCGCCGCCGACGGCACGGTGAAGTTCTTCAAGGGCGGCGCCACCACGCTGGGAGCTCCGGTCACGGTGATCAGCGGCGGCTGGTCCGGCAAGAAGGCGATGGGATGACCCGCCGCATCTCCCCGTCCGGGCGGTACGCGCACACCACCACCACCGCCGCCACCGCCGCCACCGCCCGCAGGATCAGTGCCTGCGCGGTGTCGGCCGCGGCCCTCGTCCTCGTGTCGGCCTGCTCCGTCTCCGGCAGCGCGGGCGGCGGCGGCAACGGCGGTCTCCAGCGCCTGGGCGCCGCCAGCCCCGCCCCCACCGACGCCGCCGGTCTCGCCGCGAAGGCGCTGAAGACCGGCAGCGTCCCCGGCGCCACGGTCACCACCCCGACCGGCGCCCGGGCCCCCCGGGCCAAGGACGTCGCGGCGGACAAGCCGTGCGGGCCCTTGGCCCGCGCGGTCGCCGGGGCGGCCCTCGGCTCCCCGAAGGACACCGTGGTGCGCCGGGTCACCGGCGACGGCCTCACCACCACCGTCACCCTCAGCGTCTACGAGGACGAGGAGAAGGCCACCGCCGCCCTGACCGCACTCTCCGACGCGGCCGACGCCTGCGCCCACGGCTTCGCCTTCACGCTCTCCGGCGCGGAGCACCGGGTCACCGCCGCCGCCCGGGAGCTCGCGCCCCAGGGCGCCGACCAGGCGATGGGCTTCGGTATCACGCAGCGCGTCGGCGGGGCGGACAGTACGGACACGCCCGAGAAGATCGCCGTCATGCGCCGGGGCACCACCGTCGCCCACTTCACCACCACGGCCACCGAGGGGACTGCGGGGACCGGAGCCACCAAGGCGGCCGAGACCCCCGAGGACCTCGCCGTACCGCCCGCGGTCGTCGAGGCCCAATCCGTGGCCCTGGCCTGATCAACGGCCCGACCGCCGCCGGCCTCTCTCTGCGGGCCCGTACCCCACCCGGGTGCGGGCCCGCGGCCGCGTCCGGGCGAGGGCCGCCCCGCGCAACCTCCCGCCGCGCAACCCCACGCCCGCGTGAGGGACCCCACCCCCCGCTCCGTTCAAACTCCCGTAACAATGAGTACGTGATCACAACGCCGCCCCGTGGCAGCCAGCGTCGCACCGAGCACGGGCCGACGCCCTATGTCGACCTCTCGCGCGCCGAGTGGAGTGCCCTCCGCGACAAGACCCCGCTGCCGCTGACCGCCGAGGAGGTGGAGCGGCTGCGCGGTCTCGGTGACGTCATTGACCTGGACGAGGTGCGCGAGGTCTACCTCCCGCTCTCCCGGCTGCTCAACCTGTACGTGCAGGCCACCTCGGGCCTGCGCGGCGCCCTGAACACCTTCCTCGGGGACGCGGGGAACGGCCACGGGGCGCAGCGCGGTACCCCGTTCGTCATAGGGGTCGCGGGGAGCGTGGCGGTCGGCAAGTCGACCAGCGCCCGGTTGCTCCAGGCGCTGCTGGCGCGGTGGCCGGAGCACCCGCGGGTGGAGCTGGTGACCACGGACGGGTTCCTGCTGCCGATGAAGGAGCTGCGGGCGCGCGGGCTGACCTCGCGGAAGGGGTTCCCCGAGTCGTACGACCGGCGGGCCCTGACCCGGTTCGTCGCGGACATCAAGTCGGGCAAGGAGGAGGTCACCGCCCCCGTCTACTCGCACCTGATCTACGACATCGTGCCCGGCGAGCGGCTCACCGTGCGACGCCCGGACATCCTGATCGTGGAGGGGCTGAACGTCCTCCAGCCGGCGCTGCCCGGCAGCGACGGGCGCACCAGGGTGGGGCTCGCGGACTACTTCGACTTCAGCGTGTACGTGGACGCGCGCGCCGAGGACATCGAGAGCTGGTACCTCAACCGGTTCCGCAAGCTCCGCGAGACGGCGTTCCAGGACCCGTCCTCGTACTTCACGAAGTACACCCAGGTCTCCGAGGAGGAGGCCCTGGAGTACGCGCGCAACACCTGGCGGACCATCAACAAGCCGAACCTGCTGGAGAACGTGGCGCCCACCCGCAGCCGGGCCACCCTGGTGCTGCGCAAGGGGCCGGACCACAAGGTGCAGCGGCTCTCCCTGCGGAAGCTGTAGAAGACGCAAAAATGCGGGGCGGCCCCTCATGGAGCCGCCCCGCCGTGACGTCACGCACCTTGACGTACCGTCAAAACACTTAGCCCAGCGCGGACTTCACCACGTCGGCCAACCGGCCCGCGATGGCCTGGGCCTGGCCGAAGTCGGCGGCCTCGACCATGACGCGTACCAGCGGCTCGGTGCCGGACTTGCGGAGCAGCACCCGGCCGGTGGAGCCGAGTTCGCGCTCGGCCTCGGCGACGGCGGAGGCCAGTTCGGCGGAGGTGGAGACGCGGGACTTGTCGACGTCGGGGACGTTGACGAGGACCTGCGGCAGGCGCCGCATGACGCCCGCGAGCTCGGCGAGGGTGCGGCCGGTGGCGGCGACGCGGGCCGCCAGCATCAGGCCGGTCAGGGTGCCGTCGCCGGTGGTGGCGTGGTCCAGCACGATGACGTGCCCGGACTGCTCGCCGCCGAGCGCGTACCCCTCGGCCTTCATGGACTCCAGGACGTACCGGTCGCCGACCGCGGTCTGGACGAGCTCGATGCCTTCGCGCTCCATGGCCATCTTGAAGCCGAGGTTCGACATGACCGTGCCGACGACCGTGTTGCCGCGCAGCTGTCCGGCGTCGCGCATCGCGAGGGCGAGGACGGCGAGGATCTGGTCGCCGTCGATCTCGTTGCCCTGGGCGTCGACGGCGAGGCAGCGGTCGGCGTCGCCGTCGTGCGCGATGCCGAAGTCGGCACCGTTCTCGACGACGGCGGCCTGGAGGAGGGTGAGGTGGGTGGAGCCGCAGCCGTCGTTGATGTTGAGACCGTCGGGGTCGGCGCCGATGGTGACGACCTCCGCGCCGGCCCGGGCGAACGCTTCCGGGGAGACGTACGCGGCGGCACCGTGCGCCTCGTCGAGCACCACCTTGAGGCCGTCGAGCCGGTTCGGCAGGACGCCGATGAGGTG includes the following:
- a CDS encoding FG-GAP-like repeat-containing protein, producing the protein MERRRPSRATVRRTAAGVAALVAAGLGFAMLGPAPDDPVRQSATPVSPATAPLDESGAQKQAIRTGKRVEVTALRDATSTTFALPNGSFELTASAAPVRAKVDGAWKPLDSTLARTKNGWAPRVASDPVVFSDGSGSTGGAAGGSTGKGSAHTASFTVTRGSGSGSSTRGLTASDSDDDTGYHDLVTLNSGGHLVTMGWPGDLPEPEIDGATALYRGVLDGVDLLLTARDSGFTHVLVVRDAAAAEGLRRAGLSYRLSSPDLSFHLDPITHAVTALDSTGAELAVSPTPYLWDSAGHPAVTEGADPQPAEPTEEPAPAYSEEPGEELTEAPADSEAPDTDDTAAPEDDGVAPEDGDATPSNSATPEPEESLDGSDARSTDGIEQSVYHSGAVTPASLRDAIPATTFAEVLGLPGLAGPQVGAKTALGKAALTGEGSGTATLDIVPDESLLTDPDTTWPVFIDPSITGKTKNWTTTYKKYPTSSFYDGANYNTGTTEGRAGYESTTGGLSRSFFRLGWTSSIKGATVTKAEIRLMETYAWSCTAREMQVWHTGGISSKTTWNNQPAWSSLIGAKSFANGWSSACPDAYVVYDGKSVAQSSANSGATEITIGLQATNEDSATSWKKFKAEGESAPKITITYNRKPAEPTKLDITPGTGCDTVSPYPSIGLSDVTLSAKSSDPDGDLKYLNFAVWQSGSTTRLYDGNRTVDSTGAASVTIDGADGTASEFTNGKTYFWAVRALDATGSSSTYGPPSTANCGLVYDSSAPNSPDVTSTDFPEDDGNASTWSKVPFGTAGNFTFSPAGSTDTVKYMYSFNSTALNNSVTVAAGASATVALKPLTAGPSVLYVKAVDSAGNTSSSPTMYVHYVTPRDSKDAAGDVTGDKAADLYLLDGTGDLRLYPATFSGDIHTSLVGAYKHGVSLEDDLDEDGVSDYGTYWLAKDGKPALITHNGDFLPGDGVQDLVARMPDGKVYIYRGDGYGSVDIDRRTEVRFPSNAPDPSTFTQILAAGDITGDGRPDMLATAGATFWAFSGYTGGTFQTATQLAGASWDVRDLVNIGDVNKDGAADLLYRTFASNRLLLRLGKPDGAGGTVLASLAYADASLSGVDAEYATGWSATAYPLMTGTADVSQDGIPDIWALAADGTVKFFKGGATTLGAPVTVISGGWSGKKAMG
- the glmM gene encoding phosphoglucosamine mutase, giving the protein MGRLFGTDGVRGVANADLTAELALGLSVAAAHVLAEAGTFEGHRPTAVVGRDPRASGEFLEAAVVAGLASAGVDVLRVGVLPTPAVAYLTGVLGADIGVMLSASHNAMPDNGIKFFARGGHKLADELEDRIETVYDQHRTGAPWARPTGAGVGRVTDYTEGFERYVAHLIGVLPNRLDGLKVVLDEAHGAAAYVSPEAFARAGAEVVTIGADPDGLNINDGCGSTHLTLLQAAVVENGADFGIAHDGDADRCLAVDAQGNEIDGDQILAVLALAMRDAGQLRGNTVVGTVMSNLGFKMAMEREGIELVQTAVGDRYVLESMKAEGYALGGEQSGHVIVLDHATTGDGTLTGLMLAARVAATGRTLAELAGVMRRLPQVLVNVPDVDKSRVSTSAELASAVAEAERELGSTGRVLLRKSGTEPLVRVMVEAADFGQAQAIAGRLADVVKSALG
- the coaA gene encoding type I pantothenate kinase translates to MITTPPRGSQRRTEHGPTPYVDLSRAEWSALRDKTPLPLTAEEVERLRGLGDVIDLDEVREVYLPLSRLLNLYVQATSGLRGALNTFLGDAGNGHGAQRGTPFVIGVAGSVAVGKSTSARLLQALLARWPEHPRVELVTTDGFLLPMKELRARGLTSRKGFPESYDRRALTRFVADIKSGKEEVTAPVYSHLIYDIVPGERLTVRRPDILIVEGLNVLQPALPGSDGRTRVGLADYFDFSVYVDARAEDIESWYLNRFRKLRETAFQDPSSYFTKYTQVSEEEALEYARNTWRTINKPNLLENVAPTRSRATLVLRKGPDHKVQRLSLRKL